Within the Dialister hominis genome, the region CGGCAGAGGAGACGTTGGCAGCGACTTCAATCCTGCGTCCGTCTTTCGTTTCACTCGGGACGCCTTTTAGCTCCTGCAGGAGCTGTTTGAGTCTTATGCTCTGATCCTGTTTTTCTTTCATGACAGAAAGCACACCTGGTGTCGGTTCAAGATAAACTGTCCCGGAGAAGCCGTCTATAACAGCGGTCTTTCCATCATAAGCATAGTCTACATCTTCGCCAGTAGCTACAATGGCAGGAACACCCAGAGCGCGGGCAAGGATGGCCGTATGAGATGTCGGTGTGCCTTCTTTTGTGACGAAGCCCAAGATCTTGCTGGTATCCATCTGTATGGTTTCACTTGGTGTCAGGTCGTCAGCATAGAGAATGCATGGTTCATCGGTGGAGAAAAGGACCTTCTTCTGGCGGAGTACGCGCAGAAGAATACGGGAAACTTCCTTCATGTCAGAAACATGAGCCTGCATGTAGGTATCCGAGCCAGCGCTGTAAATCTGGATAAAGTTCTGCTCAGCCTGTCCGATCGCATATTCTGCGTTGACGCTCTGGTTTCTGATAATAGAGCGGATGGAATCAATAAAGGAAGAACTTGTCAGCATATGCTGATAGACCTTGAAAATGAAGGCGTTGTCCAGACCTACATGGGATACGGCTTCCTGATAGAACTGCTCCATTTTGGCACATGCTGTGTTTCTTGCAGAATCAAAACGAGCCACTTCAGTTTCAGGGCGGTCTACCGTGGTCTGAACGATATCAAATTCCTGATGACGGAAAATTTTCAAAGGTCCGATGGTTACCATTCCCGAAATACTTTTACCACTAATTTTTAACATACTTTTCAATCCTTTCTTTGGCAGAGCTGTTGTCAGTCCTCTATGCCTTCGCGTCCTATAACACCCTTATCGTAGTAATGCCTGATTTTCTTCATTTCAGTAATCAGGTCAGCAGAGTCCAGAATCAGTTTCGGAACATTCCTTCCGGTAAAGACAAGCTCGACATTTGGCTTTCGTGCAGAAAGAATCCGCTTTG harbors:
- the ptsP gene encoding phosphoenolpyruvate--protein phosphotransferase encodes the protein MLKISGKSISGMVTIGPLKIFRHQEFDIVQTTVDRPETEVARFDSARNTACAKMEQFYQEAVSHVGLDNAFIFKVYQHMLTSSSFIDSIRSIIRNQSVNAEYAIGQAEQNFIQIYSAGSDTYMQAHVSDMKEVSRILLRVLRQKKVLFSTDEPCILYADDLTPSETIQMDTSKILGFVTKEGTPTSHTAILARALGVPAIVATGEDVDYAYDGKTAVIDGFSGTVYLEPTPGVLSVMKEKQDQSIRLKQLLQELKGVPSETKDGRRIEVAANVSSAADLAAVLKNDAEGIGLFRSEFIYMGRDTLPSEEEQFNIYKLAVETMTGKRVIIRTLDIGGDKDASAFHLPKEENPALGMRAIRISLKRPEIFKTQLRAILRASAFGKIAIMFPLITSVWEVWKAKEILDEVKLDLDKKGIAYDHQIQIGIMIETPAAALISDKLAKEVDFFSIGTNDLSQYTLVVDRSSRVLSDFFNPHHPAVLKLIQMTIDNGHKAGIWVGMCGELSSDLSITETFLRMGIDEISVAPYSVLPLRQQIRSIDLSK